A stretch of Kazachstania africana CBS 2517 chromosome 7, complete genome DNA encodes these proteins:
- the VVS1 gene encoding Vvs1p (similar to Saccharomyces cerevisiae YBR241C and VPS73 (YGL104C); ancestral locus Anc_6.155): protein MPESTSLISDTKKRALLTNPLIFSTLVACMGSIQYGYHIAELNAPQQSIMCPTVTMEGYEETYLGSHGYAQCITLTDQQYGAITAMFSVGGLVGSFFGGRLANRYGRKFTSFITCTLGLVGSCVLFASNNYAGLLIGRIIVGVACGVQIVVTPLYINEITPAVWRGAMGSMNQLSINLGILLTQSLAIKLANELYWRWLLLVGAAIAAINFVCWIQIYESPKWLLRHTNKLDKAENALSYLRSTTYQEVKNEINDWKKEFRHAEIESGTNVRPLTFWQYVRGASHKKPRDAITAILMGQQFCGINSIIFYGVKIISRLLPEYAIFANFGVSIINVVVTFLASLIVDQYGRKPLLLTSTIIMSAASFFISISIINLKSVSLIISIFVYISAFAIGLGPIPFLIIGELSTAEESATAQSYGTVCNWLATFVIGYGFPLVNNLMGGYVYMLFAAFAISFAYYIYERVPETKSKTNYTDIWADY from the coding sequence CTGATCTCAGATACTAAGAAAAGGGCTTTGCTTACAAACCCTTTGATTTTCTCGACTTTGGTGGCATGTATGGGGTCAATTCAGTATGGTTACCATATTGCCGAACTCAATGCCCCACAACAGTCGATTATGTGTCCTACAGTGACTATGGAAGGCTATGAAGAAACGTACTTGGGGAGCCATGGTTATGCTCAGTGTATTACGTTAACTGACCAGCAGTATGGTGCAATTACTGCAATGTTTAGTGTTGGGGGGTTAGTTGGGTCTTTCTTCGGTGGTAGATTGGCTAATAGATATGGTAGAAAGTTCACTAGTTTTATAACTTGTACTTTGGGCTTAGTAGGTTCATGCGTGTTATTCGCTTCCAATAACTATGCAGGCTTATTGATTGGTAGAATCATTGTGGGTGTCGCATGTGGCGTGCAAATTGTTGTGACACCTTTGTACATCAATGAAATTACTCCTGCAGTATGGAGAGGTGCCATGGGTTCGATGAACCAATTGAGTATCAACCTTGGTATATTATTGACTCAATCATTAGCAATCAAGTTGGCTAATGAACTGTACTGGAGATGGCTCCTCTTAGTTGGTGCCGCTATTGCCGCTATTAATTTCGTCTGTTGGATTCAAATATACGAATCACCAAAATGGCTACTCAGACACACTAATAAACTTGACAAGGCAGAAAATGCTTTATCTTATCTCCGTTCTACCACTTATCAGGAAGTtaagaatgaaattaaCGATTGGAAGAAAGAGTTTAGACATGCAGAGATTGAAAGTGGTACTAACGTAAGACCTTTGACATTCTGGCAATACGTCAGGGGTGCTTCACACAAGAAACCACGTGACGCCATTACTGCCATATTGATGGGTCAACAATTCTGTGGTATTAATTCGATTATTTTTTATGGTGTGAAAATTATCAGCAGATTATTACCAGAATATGCTATTTTTGCCAATTTTGGAGTCTCGATCATTAACGTTGTGGTCACATTCCTTGCATCATTAATCGTCGACCAATATGGAAGAAAACCACTACTGTTGACATCCACAATAATCATGTCTGCGGCATCGTTCTTTATCAGCATCAGTATAATCAATCTAAAATCCGTTTCTTTGATCATCTCCATTTTTGTCTACATAAGTGCGTTTGCAATAGGTCTGGGGCCTATTCCATTTTTAATCATTGGTGAGCTGTCAACCGCAGAGGAGTCAGCTACTGCACAAAGTTACGGTACTGTATGTAACTGGCTGGCCACTTTCGTGATTGGCTACGGCTTCCCTCTCGTTAACAATCTGATGGGTGGCTATGTCTACATGCTCTTCGCAGCATTTGCAATAAGTTTTGCATACTACATCTACGAACGTGTTCCTGAAACAAAGAGCAAGACTAACTACACAGATATATGGGCAGATTATTAA